TGTACAGCTTTCATGCAGTTTAAGGCATTATACAATCTCAGTCTTAGAAACATAATTCAAAGGCTCTGATTAATTCAGTTTAAGGTACAAGTCAAATTTTATATGAAGAAagtagattttttttagtacataGATGACAAATTATTGAAAACTTAAGCATATAGGGTGTATTTGATGTgctaaaaataagaaattatacatgacaatttttgttgtactatgtttgattttaaaattgttcctcGTACGGGACAAATTGAGGCCGAGAGACAAAgataaaaactgaaatttttgtctCCATAgaaccacatgacaactttttgtccttgGCACAAACTGTCTAAaatgcaaaaataacattttgtccgCCAAACATATTACAAACACAAAGTctattcaataccttaaacgtttgtcctgtgatgttctgtcttgtactatTGTTTAtctagtatttatattttgcatatCAAACGGACTCATAAAGTACAAGAATATGGTTTAAATTTTGGTCATGACGTTCGACCTATCTATTTTGGCATTTCTGCCAGCTAAGATTTGTGGACGAAGAAAGTAGAATTTTTTTCTTCGCGAGAAGAGATCTCGATAATTCAGAATTCGGTCGCAAAGTAGATAAAACCTCACCAAGAATTCTtccaagaaagaaaaataaagtagGATTTGTGGCCGAAGAAAGTagattgtttattttatttttttttatttttaacaacaaaGTACGGTAGAATTTTAACTAATGAATAAATTGTTTTGGAAGACGGTATTAAAAGGAAAGTTAAGGGGCAATAACGGTACATAGGTTTATCTAGTATGTTAGAGCCAGAGATaaacaaataggaaaagagaaagacgtcTCGGGTTTCAATAAAATATCATTGCAttagcttaacattacaattgCATTACTTGAGAATATGTTTATATAAAACCTAATGGGGACTCTAGACTAACATGCCCAATaacatatcatattattttattatctaacacctactctcaaactcatgatgcatcaacaagaagcattatgagtttgtcaaacaaaatacgaaaaataTCTATCAAATAAAATACTTCTAAcactacccctcaagctaaagcttactaagctttaaccttgttacaaattaacccaaaaataaatcaaactaaTTAAGATCACAACCAATAGAGAGCATCAATTTACGGTCAACGGAGAAACCATCAAAGAGAAGAGTAGCAACCAAAGAGAGTAACTGAACCAAACATCCAAAGAGAGAAGTACAATCAAACAGAAGAATCAATAGGGAAAAGTGCAATGCAATATGCaatcaatagggagaagtgcaacaGAGataagtgcaatgcaatcagaagagaatgTGCAACAAAGAGAAGtacaatagggagaagtgcaatgcaatcagaagagaagtgcaataggaagaaatgcaatgcaatggaagagaagtgcaataggaagaagtgcaatgcaatagAAGAAAAGTGCAATAGttagaagtgcaatgcaatcggaagagaagtgcaatagagagaagtgcaatacaatcagcaTATACGTGCAATaaggagaagtgcaatacaatcgaAAGAATCAATAGGAAGAAATGCGatgcaatcagaagaatcaACAGGAACCAATACTAACAATTAGCCGATGAACCAAAGaaattactttaaaaatatttgctttcttttatttaaatatgcCAAACGTGTAATCTGCGACACAAACCATAGTAGAACTTCACCAAATCTCCAAGTGCTTGGACGCAATGCTTTGATACAAAATTCACAAACTTCAAAAATTGACCAACCAATCTAGTATTCCCATCCATTCAAATGTTCCTCTTTTATCTACTTCACCCCAATAAATCAAATTCACCGAATCAAAATATTAAGAACAAACGTACCTCCATAAATCACCgtaataagaaaaacaaacatgTTTCCCAATCTTTTGGGAATTCGACAGCGGAAGCCAACAGTTGTTCAAGGCGGATCAAaacaagctctgataccatgttagaatcagagatacacaaataggaaaagagaaagacagctagagtttcaatagaatatcattgcattagcttaacattacaattgTATTACTTGagaatatgtatatataaaacctaatggGGACTCTAGactaacaggcccaataacatagcctattattttattatctaacatatAGTAAACACTAAACATAAAGCAATGTCAACAAAAGTCTTAGTTCAATTCCTTAAAGATAAAGCAATGTCAACAAAAAGGTTTTGAGTTCAATCTGAACTTTTTGGTTCCCACAGAAAAAACCCTactattttgtttaaatatatgAAGGGTACAATGTGTTGTTTCTTGTATGCAACAGCACTTTGTTGCACATTTCTTTGGATGCTTTACATTATTAATCACAACGGGAGAGAAGTCTACACATCTACCTCGGATATAGACCTTCCTATACTCCTTGCTCAGTTCACTATCACAGTCTTCAGGAATGTTCATCGGGAATTCCTTGACCAGCTTCTCATAGCAGTCTCCCAACCCCCACACAAGAGTTCGACTGTAAGACAAGATCGGAGGACTGTTGTTCATAATTAAGCTGGTCAAGGAATTGACTGTAAGACAAGATCAGAGGACTTAGAAACCTACAGTCAATACTACTATACTAGTAATTTACTCTGTACTTTCCACCATTGATCTGATGCATCCCATACTATCGTCGCACACAGAATCATAGGTTTTGAGGGGAAATCTCCTCCCATATGGATTCTGTCCGAGCAACTTCTCTAATAGGAATGTTATCTACATAAAATCTGCACAAAGGAAAACAGGAATacaatattatgaaaaaatgtaaatggGTTAGTAATATTAAAATGTAGTATGTAACATGATTGACTAGGAAAAACAAAATCCATGCATGATAATTTGATTATATATTTCCAAAAGAAAGATTTAAATAATCGAAGACGAAAGCaagaaagaaaattttgtgaTCTCCTAGCAAAGTAGTAACCTTACATGATTCCAACATTACAATGTGACTGAACTAGCTACAATATAGGAAGATTATAGAAGAGTAACTTTTGGTTTCGTAGTTGTTCTAATAGAAAAGCTTATTATAAGCAATCACACttgataatttgaaacaaaaggtTTCTCTTTCAAGGTTATCTACAATTAATACATTCATTCTTGGAACTAAGTTGCATTTTCATACATAAATTGAATAAGGAAAACCCTTAGTGTAATCAATCTGAAAGCATAATAATGTTACTGCATCATCCCAACAAAGGCTAAAATCCATAACGAAAAGCAGTTCACCTCACGAGTAAAGAAAAACCGGTCTTGTTCAGAGGTAAatacaaagataaaaaaaaaaaaaaaaccgaatgCCAATCGATGTTTATCATTAAATAAGCTTATGAACTAATTAACTGCATTACAAGGATAAATTAGtagtaaatataaaaacatgACAGTAAAACAAAACCATATAATTCCAACACATTTTTCTTGCATTCATTTTCAAACTGGAGCACATAACAGTGACAGGATGACAAAGGACAACTTTCAGTAACTAATCTGTTGCATTGCAAAAACCGAACCTGAAAATGAAGTTCAACAAATTGAATCCACATTTACCTTAATAAATGTATGATTTCAACCTTTGCTGAGAGTGAGTTTTGAAGCAAAAAGTACAATGCTCCATTAGGTATGGATAAAGGTAAAGGCATGTACATGCCGATTTTTAGTTTAAGTATCTTCAAGTTGCACAAGGAACGGAACTCAACCTTCAATAAATCAGGAAGCCAGGAGAGAACCTAATCAATGAGGGATGATTGAGAATTAGGATCAATTTAATGCAAGTCATAGTTTTTCACAACAATTATAACTAAAACATGAAAGGAAGCATAcaaagaaacataataaaacGCGTAAGTACTAATATTTTCTCAAACTAAACATGTCATAAAGTACCTCAAGAGTCCAAGAAGTGATTACCAATGATTTGATATTCACAAGTTCAACCAGCCAGCTGAGTAGAGCCAGTGGAACCTTTGTACCTTTCGCAAAACTCATTACATTAATATTTACATGTTTGACAGAAGATAGATTGCTCTTGCTCCCACAGAGAGCAGGAACATCCCCATCACAGACAAAGTCAAAGGTGCAAAGAATTGGAGTAGATAACTCAACTTTGCAATAGTCATAGGGATCTGTTTCAATAGTTAAATATGCAGAGGTTATTTGCAAATGCATCACGAACCTTACAACGCCGAATGATCAAACCATTTAAACTGTTTAGAGTGCGACATGAAAAGAGACTAGTTAGAAAGTGGTGAAAATGACAATAGATATTCATTCGTAATCGCTGGACATTGTGTGAAATAGCATATTTAACAATCCTTTCGAGTAGCGAGGCTCCGCAATACCAACGCCGCGCTCAAGACAAAACTATACCGGAGAGAAATAGGGccaacatatttttatattcgaaaataaaatgggtatttttgtattttttatagttgtatcgtggacaaaaagttgtcctgtgGTTTAGTGGAGGACTCATAATCAGTTTCGAATCAAACATGGTAAAACAAAAGTTGTTCAGTTCAGTCctctattttttagcagatcaaacacaccctgtatatgttatttattattttcatttaattttttattttttgaatgaagATTCAAAATGATCCCaaaaaatgtacaaaaaaaaaatcccaaaaataaCTTTGGacccaaattgttttttttttttttacagtatttGGACCCAAATTGTTCTTCACAATAAAAAATACCTATTTTAGCCTTACAAAATAAACCGGGGACATTATTTAAGTCCTTAAGTGAACCATTATTTTAAGAACGAGGAAGAGACGAGAGAGATTTGTTGTGAGTTATTCTCTTatcttcaatcaaattcatCTATCGAGTATGAGTTAAATTGTCATTCCTAGTGATAATTTTGCACTCcttatttttgaaagaaataaaatcttTACTActgctatttttatttttttttggtataatctTTACTACCACTACtatatcattttatatttttggctatattatttatttattacaagCATGACCTTTTGATTAAACTTCGAAGGAAATATCAATATGTTATACTTCTAATTTGTAATTTGTAATAATTAAATAGTTTTCTGTTCTCATctgtttaactcagttggtagaaatattatattttatatgtcggGGTCAGAGTTCCAATTGCGGACCCCCTACTTATACACTTTAAAAAAGGTAATATTTATAGCCGCTAAATTAttagacaaaaataataataaagttttctCAGTGTTAATAATAATTGCGACAACGAAGGtgattaaataacataaaattatttaagcACTAATTTGGTCCAGTGAAAAAAGATTTAGATGATATACTAGAACTCATAGGTTAGATTCTCAACTctattgcaacaaaaaaaatataataataagatCAAAATATTTCACACACAAATATTCCAACTATAATAActtttaaatttgatatttgataataGATTGAAATTGTTACAAGATTATTCTTAAGCAAAATTAGAGCTGATATAACACATTCTTGTTCTTGTAATAACCATTACATTGTGAAATAATCACAATAATTATTCCTTCCATAACAACTTTAGTTTTTAGTAGGCACACCAGGAAACAAAGGAATTCCACCAAAACCAGGGATACCAAAATTTGGCAATCCGGGTATGTTAAAACAATCGGTACTTTCACTTTCAACACATCTTGCATCTGTCGATTTTTTGCTATCTTTGAGATTACCATTGTCATTTTTCTCCATCACAACATTTGCTGAAAAAACatgaaaacatgaaaaaaattaaatattgttctttgccacatatttttttaatagaaatttaaTTATGAAAAGTGAATAGAGGCAAACATGCCAATAATAATAAGAGTTTAATATGCTTTTTtccttttgaattttttaccAGTTTTAGTTCATACGTTTTATAATAACGGGTGATTTTAgtaatttagggactaaaaacacaCGTTTTTATAAAAGGTAAGactaaaaattgataaaaaaaatattctagggactaaaaaaattttaaaaaaattattgggaCTAAAATTACCTTTTGGTCCACCAGGCAACAAAGGGGTTCCACCAAAGCCAGGTAACAAAGGAATTCCACCAAAACCAGGCATTCCACCAATACCACCAAAACCAGGGATCATAAAACAATCAGTACTTTCAGTTTGAGCACATCGACTGTCAACCACCTTAGCTGAAGAAACAATAACCatgaacaaattaaataatgttAATCATCACATTTtccttgaaaataaaaatttattatgaaTACATAAACTAACAtgccaataataataataataatgatatagtgtgataaaataattatgttattttgatcaatgattgagtttattttatagaactaaaatcaaaatgtaTACTCACTCTTTGTGGTGTCAGGCAAGGGCCTAGCTTCTCCTTTAGAAGAGATGAAAACCATGATGGCCAATAAACCTAAGTTGAGTAAGGCTACTTTGGAAGccattttctaaaataaaactatatattatcAAATGAAAGATGtgttgaaaatagttgaaagGTGTACTCTTTATATAGGGGAAGATTTGAGAGTGGATGAGGACAACCAAAGTGGctagatgaatgaatgaattcaatgctcaataataataattttttataacaataaaatattaaataaaataaaaagttttcatctataattaaatatttacttttttcaaACATACCTAATatgtttaaaataattttttatgaaatattgTTTTGgtaaaaatctttaaaaaaagtagtcaaaaaaaaatcttaagaaaagttgtttcaattattttaaataacataTAGAACTTCTAtattatcatttaaaatattataaggttAATTTTGATACAACGGCAGTGTAAATGTTTCACGGTGTCATCAAATTACAACCAATCATCGACTAATTTTAGAAATTACTGTTTTAAATTAGGGAGggaaatcattttttttggatacgaaaacatttatttttagttaaatcGAAACTAATAACCATTTTACAGTCGTCTCTAAAGAGATTTAAAATCCGTGCCTTGAGATTGCAAGGCTAATCTCTTATGACCGAGCTAACACTTTTAAATGTGTAAAAGAAAGAATCTCATTTTAGAAGGTCATACAATTATAAGGATCAGACGTTATAATTGATCGTTAGcagtgtaaaaatatttacattgaTGATTTATGTAAATTAAACGATATTATATTacaataatattgttttttttgataaaataatatattatatttactaTTTTGTATTCAACATTTGATAATgcttctataaaaaaaacatttgataaTGCTAATATACCACTCAATGtccctcgaaccagattaaactggagGTGAAATACTACTCgctgaattttttttaggggCAAAAGGGGCATAGCCCCTAATATACCATTTTCTAgttaatatttcatttatttttcatataaaatttaaaataatatacttCTACCGTGATATTTTATAAGTACATTTCACCATTAATTTTAGATGTATagcatatttaatgtatctggtctctatataaatcagatacattacatatacaataaatttaaaaagtacaattttgcttataaattgtcatagatgaaatattttatacattaattatggaatgaatataaaaagatgaaatttacttataaaatgtcACAAAGAGTATTTTGAATTTAGTATTGTTAgcataatataaatttatattccatttaaatatattaaaagataaaattaaatatatataagaattaatgtaaatttatattccaattaattttatataaaaattaaagtaatatattttattattttttggtcaaaataatatattttatcataatataCTGTATATGGATtatgtattaaatatatttttgacaactttttatactttattaTGTTTTCATTTATATCGTTTGAATATTTGGTCTCTTAATTCGAATTAGTGTCAATAGGATGGATGCcaagtttttaaaataaaaaattcttacaAGTGCTcatggcaaaaaaaaataaaaatcttataccaatcgttagttggttcaatggtgttaatttgacgctgaacttggtaggaaggattACGGTtcgaaccacttgatgctagaactgactccgaaccagattaaattgatggtgaaaaaaaaaaaaattcttacaaGTGCTTGAGCATagactttttttataaacttttgcTTGGGCATAGACTTAATTTACCGATGACAGGAAATTAAATGAGGTGTTTAGAGCTATCAAGGACGGAGCCTGACACGTACATGCTGACACGATATAGATACGGACACGCCAACacttctattataaaaaatataggactCTGACACCGCTATATATCCATGTGCATCAAAGTTGAGCAAATTATTTCATTAAGAAAAAGTTTTAAGATAAGATATGTTAATATTTGACCTTTGTTTATCCATATACTATCGAAAAAGCTAAAAATATTGCAATCAAAATGTAATCTCTTTAATCCCTCAATGATCAGCATTGTTGTTTTGACACATTTATAAACCCTGTAGGTATGTCTGATATGTTTCTAAAAAAGtagaaacaaataaacatttttttttttaggaaacttgtccgacacgtgttgcatgagtgtcttacaggtgtcgaACACCAACCTTAAGAGTGTCGGAGTAATGGAAaacataatttgttttggaCACCTATTTGAGCTGTCTGATACGTGTCGGACGAGTGTCATACGAGTCTCGAACACCGAAACGTGTCCGATACCGCGACACACCTATTCATAGAggtgtcagtgcttcataggttTAGAGTAGTTTTAGGATCTATTCTATAAAATTTTAGTAGTTTTGGATCACAATTTATGGTTAATACCTAAGGTTTTAGCttactttattaaaaaacaagaGTTAGAAGAAATTGCACGAgacaaaatatgaagaaaatatgCATTATGCCACGATGGAAACAATCGTTAGTtcattcagtggtgattgacgttgaatttGGTAGAGAGGACCtcagttcgatcccccgcaactatgatcatgatgtcagaactgacccccgaaccagattcaactggtggtgaaaaggcaaaaaaaaaaaatttgaggtaAATCTCCGGCACACATCGAAATTCAATCTTAATTAAAAGTGGATAAGTGGGGTctccggggttcgaactccaacTCATGCGTTTATAACACTATGTctttaccaactgagttaagttcacaggagaaaaaaaaattattaatcttataaattaaattttatcaaGAAATATATTTCGGTAGTTTAATTATCTATGTAAGTACCAAGAGCGGTAGTCTAATATAATTATCTATGTAAGTACCAAGAGCAATTGCTACTGATcttgttttaagtttttttttaagttttgggCCAAGCTCATTACAGAGtttattctatttttctttcttgttttaaCTTATGGGTCacaaataattagtttagtttaatttaaaacttttcattttactttattttggtattaaaaaattgcaaaataaattataaaaaataacttttctttattattgattaaaatgcATCAATAAGTGATCCATTTCTATCTTCTCATCCATTTTGAACAGTAAGTAGCCGGTAATCGAgagcaataaataaaaaataagggacttaCAAACTACATTTTTGTGGACATGATTTATAAACTATAATGAAACCAAATACTAAAGTAAGATTAATTCTTCAAATGCCTATGGTTTTTCCAAGCAGCCATAGAACTAGTGACATGTGAATGCCGAATATAGTGTGGAGTGTACTCCTATCCAACATGAATCCATATACAGTAATTCCTGCCTTATTGTTCTCAAAGTAATTTACTGCAaaatgtgataaaaaaaaaatagcataaaacttgAGTCAGTACAACattgatgataataattcatcaaacatctatatttattttctaaataagTACTTCAAAAAATGTACTGAAATACTAAATAGCCTAATGACTGAAATCACACACATTGTCCCCtgagttttttttaatggttaaattttattaatattgtaaATGAGAGCAAGACGAACACAATGCGTAAAACAAACACATACGATCgtatcacaaaaaagaaaataaactaaaacacCACATAAATGCACTGACATCTATAGTGGGCCTTACACCAAATACCATCAACCCCACCCATCCAACCCTCCATCACTACAATAACAATCAATGCTGCTCTGACACTAAATCACGTTGCATATTgtctcgtgagcttaactcagttgacaagggcattacattatatatgcaagggtcggagttcgaactccagtCATCTCACTTTATCCATCTTAAGGATGTAATTTCTGAGTACGGACTATttgaccaaacaaaaaaaaaaatagaaaactaaAGTTTTAACTCCTGCTATAAATGTCTTAACAGAGGTAATTAACaatgaattatatatatctaaaaacataagaaattatAATAGGGTAAGAGAAAATTACCAAGAGCTTGTCTCTTTTGATATGAAATAGTGCTATAAGCATAAGATGGAATAAACTTTGTGGTATCAatctcatcttcttcatcaccaGCATCATCAGAATCTGATTCTCCATCTGTTCCCACCGAAGGATAGATTTTATCATCAGAGCTCCGAGCCGTTAGTGTCTCACCGTCAACCACTCCATCAAAAGAATCCAACGTTGCACAAACATGCCACTTGGCAGCTAATCCTGTAATTGCTTGTGCTTTGTGTGTTATTTTTGTAGCACTACGGAACATGATGGATAGTGCTGATAGGAGCGTAACGGAGCATAGCTGTAACAGAATATAAAATAGCACACAAATGTGTTAGGACATGTTTGGTTTGATTACTAAAATGTTTTTGGTCATGTCTTTTTCGAATAAATTATGGAATTTTATTATGGGGCTGTCACAAACTTGCAAAAAATGGACACGTCTTCCTCTAATTTTGatgatttcatttaataaacttataaaaaaaaagttacataaacttttttttattgcaaTTGAACTTGACGATTCTGGCATCATGGCATGTACAGCTAACAAAGGGTCCCATGTACACTTGTACGTTTATAAGACTTAGTTTGAATTGAACCCTTTGAACTTTTGTTGTTATTTAGAAAGAGAAATGTAGGTAACCAAACAGAATaagaaaaatgtttattttcttACACACCGccgcatttatttatttaaattaaatcaataattctaagttatatttttttataccaaaaaaaaacattgttgtaacaaaaaataaaatacattgtcaattttaatgttcaaacttcaaataCACTTAAAAGAATCaagacttaattagtaaaatggtcccttaaagatatttttggtttcagattggtcccttaaagaaaaaaatgtccaaataggtcccttaaagaaaaaaaatccgaataggtgccttaaagacatctccgttaatcagtttggtccctaaaaagaggtctaaatagaaccaaactgattaacggagatgtctttaagggacctattcagacttttttttctttaagggacctatttggacctttttttctttaagggaccaatctgaaaccaaaaatatctttaagggaccattttactaattaagccaaaaatcaGATATGCTTTTAATCCTGGTGTTCTCCACTTGTTGGACTAAGGATAATAGATTTATTTGATGGATGGATAATGGTCAAATATAGattccccgtgagcttagctcagttggcaggaacatcacattatatgtgCAGGATTTTTGGTTCGAACTCGGGACACTCgacttattcacatttaaggtggattttctagtcactaggctacttgaccaaaaaaaaaaggtcaaataTAGGTGCTATGAAAATCAACATGATTTTATACTATttatatttgacattttttcaTCCTAACATAGAGGTTGTAGATTTTCTGAGAAGAGTTCAAAGAGTCACGCACAATGTGTCCCCTAACTTTATAGGTATAGTTTTTTTAAGATTGGTTtgttaaacaaaataatttagtgGCGTAACTTGTTGCATATCTACCTTTGGTTGATGtgtaataattttaaatattaccTCCTTCcgaaaatataaacaaaaattagtcaACAAAAGTTAGTATAtttagttcaaattttgaagcaaatacatcaaatttatttgacttaatttttgcttatattttgaaccGAAGGAATATAGATCAtactaaataaaaattgagtaaaaaacaaaagcatgcaacgaaaaaaaaaaggaaggaaCATTAACCATTAACCAAGATAAGACAATTAATGAAAGGAGAGGTAGAGAGATGACATACCGCAAGTTCACCGGTTTTATAGATATTAAGATCACGTCTAGCCTTAGTTGTCAcaagcaaacaaacaaactGACTTCCCGTAACCAACAAAAGCGCAAAAAGTATAAACGCGCGATACCTATGACTTATGATTCTCAAATGTCTTC
This portion of the Trifolium pratense cultivar HEN17-A07 linkage group LG3, ARS_RC_1.1, whole genome shotgun sequence genome encodes:
- the LOC123915229 gene encoding uncharacterized protein LOC123915229, with amino-acid sequence MHLQITSAYLTIETDPYDYCKVELSTPILCTFDFVCDGDVPALCGSKSNLSSVKHVNINVMSFAKGTKVPLALLSWLVELVNIKSLVITSWTLEVLSWLPDLLKVEFRSLCNLKILKLKIGMYMPLPLSIPNGALFGFCNATD
- the LOC123918966 gene encoding elastin-like; translated protein: MASKVALLNLGLLAIMVFISSKGEARPLPDTTKTKVVDSRCAQTESTDCFMIPGFGGIGGMPGFGGIPLLPGFGGTPLLPGGPKANVVMEKNDNGNLKDSKKSTDARCVESESTDCFNIPGLPNFGIPGFGGIPLFPGVPTKN